The Babylonia areolata isolate BAREFJ2019XMU chromosome 2, ASM4173473v1, whole genome shotgun sequence genome segment GTTCCCCAGTGCCCCAACcggtgtgtgtttcacagtgcaTAAGCGCCACCCTCGTACCGACACCAAATCAGCTGTGGAGGCTCCTCTGGAGAGAGAACTTGCAGAGACAACATTgcgctcttttttctctttttttttcttcttgccgaGTGACTGACATTGTGCTGCTGCCCTCGCCCCGCCCACAACCTCTTGCATATTCATAGAGTTTCTGCTTTGGTGTGAAAAGTAAGGGCGTTTTGTTTACGGCTTGAACGGGccgcaggaagagagagagagagagagagagagagagagaatgtgtgtgtgtgagggggttgggggtgggggtggggggctttagAGCGACAACTAATAGGTTGTTAACCTCTACTTGCAGAGTCTGACGTGGTCTGTTACAGTGTTACCGTGGTGTTTGTCTTGCCGTCAGTGTTAATCACGTGGATCATGGTGTCAGTACAAAGATGATGAAGACCAAGAGTATGATGACAACTTTGATATGGTATCATATGATCCTTGAGACTTGAATTTGTGAAGATGAAAAGCTTATAGGGAATATACTGATTTGCGATGTgttatggtatggtgtagtatagTATGGTACCGAATGGTATGATACGACTACAGAATAGTAAGGAATTGTATGGCATGTTATTATATGGTGTGGTATTACATGATATTATAAGGTATCATTCGAAGATAACTAGCAATGGCGGTTACGCTAGTATACGGGTCGTGAACGGGTCAGTACATACAGGCACAGTGTTCAGAAGTCCAATTGTTCACagaatcaatcaagcaatcaatcaacTAAACATTCAGTACACTGTTCAACTATTAATTCTGTCAATAAATCAAAGAATGGATTAGGGACGGAACCAATCACCCAGTCACCCAGTCCATCGATTGACGAAGGTGGCactgtcagtgagggtctggattGGGATCCCAGTCTCGCCGTTTCTCCCAGGGTTTgtctcaaactgagcgtctccacaatcggatgagacgataaaccgaggtcccgtgtgcaggacgcACTTggcaagctgaaaaaaaaaccctacaaccccaaaacaaaacaacacatggcAACGTTAAGtgttagtgttgtcctctggcaaagttctgcagaagacgtccactctgatcggtacacaaatatatttgaTGTACATGCGCTCaaagcctgattaagcgcgtaaggcatctgcctagctggtGTGgagtaacgtatatggatttgttggaaTGCAgagtcgcctccttgagaaactgaactgaaactgagacactgaggggACTCTACGGCACAACGTATTGCACGTGCACACGTGATACTGGCAAAGacttgaaggaaagaaagaaaggaggaagtacaaaaagaaaaaaaaaaggaaagactaaatgaaaaaaaagagagaaagaaacatcaAGAAAAATGATCATGAAAATTATCATCGACGCCATTTATGtcgtcatactctctctctctctctctctctctctctctctctctctctctctctctctctctctctctctctctctctctctctggtttacaTCTTTTCCACTATCACTCCATTAATGCTTGTTACCAATAtacttgatacacacacacacacacacacacacacacacacacacacacacacacacacacacacacacacacaacacacatatctaACCATAAGCTAcgtacgcttgcacacacacacacacacacacacacacacacacacacacacacacacacacacacacacacacacacacacacacatgtctcagCATCAGTTACCTAcgcttgcacagacacacacacacacacacacacacacacacacacacacacacacacaagacaagacaagacaatggttatttgttaggcctccggcccataacaaaggagtgggccactaacaaaaatattacacagagagagagagagagagagagagagagagagaggcgcagtagccgagcggttaaagcgttggactttcaatctgaggatccagagttcgaatctcggtaatggcgcctggtgtgtaaaggttggagatttttccgatctctcaggtcaacagacatgtgcagacctgttagtgcctgaacccccttcgtgtgtatacgcacgcagaagatcaaatacgcacgttaaagatcctgtaatccatgtcagcgttcggtgggttatggaaacaagagtatACCTgggcatgcgcacccccgaaaacggagtatggctgcctatatggcgtggtagataaacacacacacacacacatgcacacacacgcacgcacacacacacacacacacacacacacacacacacacacacacacaccagactccAAACCCCAGGCAGTATGTGTCCCGTCCGTTCATATAGCTGGCTGCAGATAGACATCATAACTGTACTTCCGGCTCCAAAGCCTGGCCTTGTGTGACGTCACGGGCAAGCCATCATGGCCGACTTCCGGTGGCCGGATGTAGCGGAAGGCAAGCCAGGAAGGTTGGGTGACCGGCACATCCGGGGCTGCTGTACACAATCACTTCGCTGTCTGCGTCGTTCTGTGATACTGGGACCGCTGTTTTCGCTGTTCGCTTCATTGTCAGTTGCCACTGAGTGGTACTGGAGAACCGCTGGGTCCCGTCTGTTGTATGATGCTGTtattgcaagcagtgtgtgtgtgtgtgtgtgtgtgtgtgtgtgtgtgtgagtgtgtagggggggagggtgtgggtgtatgtgttgtgtgtgtgggggtgagggatttatagagtgtgtgtgtagtgtatatgcgtgaatgtgtgtgcttgtgtgtaccaaaatggtatgtgtgtgtgtgtgtgtgtgtgtgtgtgtgttatatttatatgtgtgtatgtgtgtgtgtgtgtgtatgtatgtgtgtgtgtttgtgtgcgcgcgcgcgtgtgtgtgagattgtgtgcgtGTAGTTTGTATGGGAATAATCGCGCGTGTCGCGCACCTAAGCTCTTAGACCGAAcctcagaaagaagaaaaaccagagaatcccccccaacccccaaaaacaacaaaaaaacaaaacaaaaaaaacagaagtcaGCTGTGGCCAGACAGATGGTTCGTAATTTAATGCAGACCAGTCAGCCATCTGTCCCAAACCAGCGCACGGGAGATACCGCCATCCATCCGGCTCCTCTCTTCTATCTTCTCACCAAGGTCAAGGGCTTCAAGAGGAAAGGTCAAGAAGGTCGACCTTGTGCATGTCATTAGTCACCGACGTCATCCCTACTACAAGATTCCGATATGCAGACTGTCCACTTCACTGTGAATGAATGAAACTTGTCCCTATTCGTTGGTAGATGTTCTCTGAGTTAGGATCCTCACAGAAGAGGTTTTCCTCACTCAGATTCGAAATATGCAAGTAAGTTCAAACTTTAGATTCCGAGCAAGGATATTGTCTTCTACACTGGCCTACTGGTGTTACACTTAGAGCAATTTTTACCCTGTACCTTTTCAACATGTGACGATGATTATGTCCTGGATTCTGGGGTTTAACTGCTGTGCTGTCTCAGTAGCAATAAGGAGAACgaaaaaagacaaatgaaagaatgaagatcgagaaaaaggaaagcaaagacataataaagagaaaatgaaagattcgacgacaaaaaacaaacccaaaccaaaccaaaccaaaccaaaacaaacaaacaaacaacaaaaaaccaacaaaaaaaaccaacgaaagATTGAagatactgtcacacacacatgcactcgaacACATAGTCACGAACACAATAACCAGACGAATATAAAGGGTCATGACAATTTAATGACAGAAGCATCATCATCAAATtggtcatgataatgatcatcatcatcatcaccgttatcatcatttACATTACGTCATGTACAACGGACGCCAAGATTTGTTCGCGtcgggttcacacacacacacacacacacacacacacacacacacaatcacgctcgCACgccatacacgcacgcgcatttAAAAACACtgatatgtgtgcgcgcgtagtTCCCACATATGttcacatacacgctcgcgcttGCGCGAAAATAGAAAAGAGCGCATTTCCTAGCAGCCGTATGTGGACGGCCATTGAAGACTGACATGGGTTTCCAATCTGTTATACCACCACAACATCCAGTATAAGATACTTATCACTACCATATGTatttgatgattattattatcacctcatccctcaatgaataaatgaacatgctaaaaaaaaaaaaaaaaaaatttcaaaaatttaaaaaaagtaagtACAACAAGCTATCACTGGCACAACTGTCCAATTTCAACCAGCGCCCAGAAATCGCCACTAGAAGCTCTCTTACAAATTTGCTGCCAGTACGATGCTCAACCTTTCTGAAAGTCTGTCACTCTGATTtcagactttttttctctctttctttctttctctctcccttcgaGGGTTTTCTGCTCACTCAGTCCAAGGGTTTGTAGGATTTtgagtttcttttttgtttgtttgtttgtttttacacatCTGTGCCTTGTGATAGATTATTCACTCGTTTGAAAAAAATCGAAATGTCGAAATGTATTCACATATTtgtgagctgtcgactttactgTTCAGATATGACCGTGCGAGTTGTGCATGTAAAGCTCGCCCCAAAGTCTAGCAGTAAAAAAATTATCACTCTCCCCAGCAGATGGTTGCGAACCTTAAACCACCCAGTTGCATGAATGATTTTagtagcgctaagtttgcttatagtATTGAGAGTGTTCCAAACTTAATGCACATTCCATAGACTTAGGAATATTCTTCAGTTAACCCTAAGAAAACATAGCACTGCTAAGATCGCCTATGCAACTCAGTTCTTTCTTCCACATAACCCTTTTCTTGCGCGTGAGCGTGAGCTGAACGTACACGAGGTGGGTGAGCGGGTAGTCTCGGCAAATGGGGTGGACAACAttagaagggaggtggggggggggggttaattttgtGAGCAGGTTATGCGCTTGAGTTTCTGGTCTGCGTGCATGTTGCTGAGGAAAGGGGTTAGTGTTGAGGAAGGACATCTGGATTTGTTGGaagagtgggaaggaagggggcaggggtTTAGATAGTTCCATGAAAGAGCTAACAGAGTTGATATGAAACAAATTACCACTTCCTAATACGCTTGCCATTGCTGGTTTGCTGGTTTGGTGGGAATCATATATAACACACCTTGTCACCAGTATCATGTATTCAGTTTTGTCCTCCTCTGTTCTCACTATAAATCACTGGACCGTGATGACTGAAACCTGTGGGAATTATGATAATACACACCTTGAATGTCACTGGTATTTTGTGTTCAAATCTACCCTCAATTTTTGACACCGTGAGGGGTAGTATTGGTAGGAATCATATAACATACTCTGAATATTACCACTATCTTGTGCTCAGATATAACCCCATCCTCTCTTTTATGGACTGTGAAGACTAGAAATTGGTGGGAATCATGTAACACACCTGGAATGTCACAAGTATAGTCTGTTCAAATATACCTCCTCTTCAGTTCTTAATATATTTGATTGCGAGGACTGAAAGTGGTGCGAATCATGCAACACACCTTGAATGTCACCAGTTTCATGCTCAAACCTTCCCCCTGTTTCCGACGCTATGAGGACTGGAATCGGTGGGAGAGGTATAACACACCTTGAATGTCATCACTATCGTGTGCTGAAATATACCCCcatcctctcttcttttttgggCTGTGAAGACTGGAAATTGGTGGGAATCATATAACACACCTGAAATGCCACCAAtgctttgcgctcagatctacaCTCCTCGGCGTTTTCACAACTTTGGACTGTGTGACCGACCGTTCAGATGTCCACCAGCTTGAGGTCACTCTTCCTGTGAGTCGCCATGAGCCGCTCCTTGCGGGATAAACtgatggcggaggaggaggcggtagcgcaggaggaggagagggagggggtgggaccggtgatggaggaggatgagcaggtggggggaagagagggcgCGTTGCCGGCGCCACCGCGGGCGTCTTCCTGCTGCACCAGGAGCTGCCTgcagttgggggaggaggagtgaaagtgggaggggagagggaggcgcGGGAGGTGGGAGTCAGTGGCAGAGGCTCTCTGGTGGTGGGCGCCGGTGAGGTCGACGCTGGAGCATCGGGACATCGTGACCCGGGACTGCGACCGCCAGTGGGGGGAGAAGCCGGAGGGGTTCTGGACCAGGGGGACACTGGAGCACTGAGGCAAGgggacaccaccaacaccaccaccaccagaggccGCGGCGGGAAGAATGATGGTcgccccttgttgttgttgttgttggtggtggtggtggtgacggagtgTTGAGGAGGAGGCACCTACTTCTCCTTCCTcccatggttgttgttgctgttgctgctgctgcttctgcttctcttGTTGCTGTCGCCTGCCCACcattcccaccaccccctcctgccccacaaTGACGTCACGTGACGTCACCGAGGTTGtcggctgggaggaggaggagtgaggggggccTCTTTTGCGGCTGCCGCCCTTCAGCCTCGGGGAGACGGTGggaatagtagtggtggtggtggtgttgagggtgggggtggggctgtccTCCATGTCCGGTGGCCTGAAAACCAACAGCATGACGTGTAAAAGAAGATGGGTGGAgactccccacctttttttttttttccaaaatatatTCATGTCTTTATCATGTGTATGTTTTCTTGatgaaccccccaaaaaaacaaacaaacaacaacaaaaccatccaaAACTAAAGACATGGCAATGTAATTGTTCACCATATTATACCTCACAAACAAATTTccgtgtggattaataaagtatttttgatttgatttgattccagTCGCATAAAAACAAGTTCTAAACAATGCAGATGGGTGGAGGCGAGTAGAATGATCCTCAGTAGCCTAATTTGTTGCtcattaattattttattttattttatttttttgtctacGCTTTTCGGAGAGTAAACCCTGCAGAGGTATTTGATAAAACCGTACTGGTTCAGTTCTAATTTTGAGTtcaacatccccccctcccccccaatctgCATCAAAATCACAAAGTCGCAACTTGGCCATATCGTTATCACTtatttgagatatatatatatatatatatatatatatatatatatatatatataacaccctcccccctctctgactctctcttctctcctgctATTGTCTGCCTGCCTATTATCCTTGACCCCTCTCTTGCCtagtctctgactactttactcaccagcctctcttcctcttccccaagcaacacttcacactgtattATTCACgttgcatgctctgggtgcagttttttatgagctttgttcacttatgtgtttttctttttgtaatttaAATTCACCTTTTTGCACTtcttcaatgtctgtgtgtgtgttgcattttgacacaCCAGTAAAAGCCCTTgataaagaccagtggtcgaaatcGGTCGGGCatcaaactgttttgttgtcttccttttttctattgtgatatatatatatatatatatatatgtccagcTGCTATCCGACTCTCGATGTCTCCCTCCAACCCTGGACTAGAGGTACGATACAGTTATAAGATTTACTTAATGCTTTAAACAAAACCTTGAATTATGACCCAAATACAGACAAACCAATAAAACAGTCACAAGCTTACATGACTGAAGCCTCAATGACTGAACGACAcatgaaatgaatgatgagcacctaaaagCAGCTAGCACTCAATCAACtctaacgaaacgaaacgaaattttatttcatcagggaaatgagataagcaaaacatatatgCTTTTATCCACGTAGCCCTGgcgtataaaaagaaagaaagaaaaaaaagagggatgtgttGGATAaggctacatcaaaagaacacatgagcACAGAACCATTCATAacaaagatatcaacgacaaaaatcCGCTGAAAAT includes the following:
- the LOC143277847 gene encoding uncharacterized protein LOC143277847 → MLFQRSPRPPDMEDSPTPTLNTTTTTTIPTVSPRLKGGSRKRGPPHSSSSQPTTSVTSRDVIVGQEGVVGMVGRRQQQEKQKQQQQQQQQPWEEGEVGASSSTLRHHHHHQQQQQQGATIILPAAASGGGGVGGVPLPQCSSVPLVQNPSGFSPHWRSQSRVTMSRCSSVDLTGAHHQRASATDSHLPRLPLPSHFHSSSPNCRQLLVQQEDARGGAAAPDVPVTQPSWLAFRYIRPPEVGHDGLPVTSHKARLWSRKYSYDVYLQPAI